The Aedes albopictus strain Foshan chromosome 2, AalbF5, whole genome shotgun sequence region tgttttttttaaatcgtgaaacgctaactgggacagagcctgctttTCAGTTACGTTAGATTCACGCATCTATGCTAAATGAAATCGATTGATTCAATTCGAATCGCATGTATTTCCAAGAcaagtgaaaccatcatcaaCCCACTACAATTATTTGAATAGCTGCTACAGGTCAACAGATCAGCAGCAGCAAagttgaaaacaaaaacaattcaACAAACCGTTAAAACATACGCTATCAATTCGCGCATCCTCGACTGAACGAACACTTTCCCAAATTATCCGACTTCCCGCTGCAGCCTCTATTCGAGAGCGGAGCGAAATGCACCACCAGAAAATCACAAAGTTTGGCCGAAAATAATTTAAACAAAATCGTCGGTCTGATTTCCCgataaaaaatattattaaattccaatggggcacgttcggtgttgtactagatttgtagtaatgagctgaatttttgtatggtgagaaggttaattctccgtttctgcagtgaaatggtgcaaaaagcgtgtgtattatgattccttgcctaatttgatgctgtttgagcaaaactttggatagctatgttgtttatgttacaagaaatggagaaaacaacaacactgttgcccaaagtgttGCTCAAACAgcctcaaattaggcaaggaatcataatactcacgctttttgcaccatttcattgcagaaacggagaaattaccttctcaccatactaaaattcagctcattactataaatctagtacttcaccgatctgttctaTTGAGCTTATTGTTACAATGATTGTGTGTCATTGTCCAGGAAACCATTTCTCGGTAAACAAATATTGGATTTCGTtgcatttcaatgggattataaATATTTCAAGGtcatttcgaggcatttcaggagcgtttcgaggGATTGGCCGGGTCGTTTCAGAGGGGGTGGGGTCAGGAGCCTTTTGAGAGCGTTCCTAGGGGATTATGTGGATTTCAATTTCACTTGAATGGGATTTCAagcgatattttttctggaagggTCTCAGGAGCCTAAGGGTGTTCAGAGgtatttcaatgggattatggaaATTTCAGGCgcgtttcaatagtatgaagCACCTAAAAGACCCGCTGGAACTCCTCTGAAAGGCCCAAGAGACCCCCGCTGAGACTTCCGGGTacccctctgaaactccttgggTCCCAACGTAATGCCCCTGCGACTCCCTAAAGTGCCAATATGACACCCTGGAACCTCTCTTTAACAACCTGTGGACTCCGGAAACGCCCTTGAGGcgaccctgagaccccctggattcATTAGGGGCTCCCTGGATTGCTCAGGGACGCCCTGGATCTCTCAGAGGGTCCCTGAGGGGACCCTGGAACACCCGTGAAATCCTCTGGGACCTACAATAATGCCCCTGAGTCcctctgaagcgcccctgagatctcATGGTATCCCATGTAAACACCCTGAAAGCCATTGTGACCTCCAGGTATTCCCACTGAAATTCCCTTGACCCCCTGTATTCACTGATTCGCTGTAACTCCTATGagttaaagaaactcctggtaattttttatccaaaatattaTCCAGGAGTACTTGTAATTATACTATCGGATATTAGGGAAAATAGAGTGCTcttgaaaaaacaaaaaaaaaacttgagatcaAGTGAAGCAATTTCGTTGCTCTGGACAAACATCATGATGTAAGTATCATTCATTCTACCATAGCGGGGCATTTCATACCGATTCCCCCACCATAAGTCATCCACTCCTACTCAGTGTGTACATAAAACCAGCATCCAACAAACCCCCAAGTACTTACTTTGAAATCCACTTCAAACGAATCCACGCGTAGTTCATCGCGCTGGGTCTTACTTAGGCCCCCAATTGATCTCAAACACTCGTCGATGCAAATTCCGCGATCCAACAAATAGTGCCGATAGTGGCGTACATCCACACTGAAATTCTATTTTTATCTTAGGGATGTTTGACCATCTTTTTGTTCTATCTAATGTGACCTCTAACCTGTATTTGCTGCCATAGCTCACTAGAAGGACGAGGTTTCACTAAGCTTCGCACCATGCAGTAGACACTTCCTTGCTTCAGACACTTCCCGTAATCGTCGTACTGATACAATTTTGGCATGTAACTGTAATCGAATTCTTAAAAAACAAAACGGGAAAAGAAACTAGGTTTGATTCCAAAATTTTCCACTAAAACCCATCACTTATCACCTGCAGCTCCATCGACGACTTCCCCATCACTTGACCCACCGCACCAGACACAGGGAAACACGGAAAACGCAACGATCGCAATGTACCCGACGACGATGACCCCAGTTGCTTTCCTCATGACGCTCCGGATAGAACTGCACCATCGCAGATTGAAGCATGCTCGATTGAACCGCTAGCCACCAATAACCGCCATACGCGGCTCCAGCTGGACTCCGGAGATCTATTTACCTACCAATACGCGGTGGTGATGATGGtagtccgaaaaaaaaaaaaatgaagctgTTATAGAAAGCATACTCGCGCGCCGCCACCACGCAGCCAGCCATTCTTGTTGTGAGTGATCTTCACCACCGacgcgacggcggcggcggtggctgcCGGTATGGTGCGCACAGTGGTCAAAATCGCGGATATTGTATGGTAGCTGTATGGCAAATTATTCAAGACTCACACCAATTTGTTTCAAGATTGATctctcatacatacatacattaaattttacttgctcaacatcacatttaagacaatacatagccaacaatagtacgccacaatactcggtttgtggctgccgctctccatcctcggtcgcgcccaatgctcgataagtcccgctccacctggtccgcccatcgtgctctctgcgctccacaccttcttgtgccaaccggatcagttgcaaacaccagcattgcagggttgttgtccggcattcttgcaacatgccctgctcatcgtatccgaagatcgtccttagcacgcatcgctcgaaaactccaagtgcttgcaggtcctcctcgagcatggttcatgtctcgtgtccgtagaggaccaccggttttaTTGGCGTTCTGTACatagtacatttggtgcgtgggtgaaactTTTTAGActtagcttcttctggagcccgtagtaggcccgacttccgctgatgatgccccTTCAAATTTTACGACTGATTTTGTTGTCAgccatccgaggtagacgaattccttcaccacctcgaagatatctccgtctatcgtaacctcGATCGTAACATAGCTGCCCAGACGGATCCAGTTGTGTTTTGTTCCGCCTACCAGCTAAGTAGTAGTGTGGTGTGTGCAGTGTCTGAACAAGGAATgaatttataatttatttttcaCATCTATTGACTAGCTAATAACAGACTCGGTTACCAAGATCTATAACTAAATCGTAGGTTACTACAATCGCACGCTACgctcaacactcctccttaacCTACGATACCTATCATCTTCCGGAACTCCACATGCTTCAGTCTAGCCAACGGCTTTGTGAATCCATCCGCTGGTTGTTCTCTTGTAGAGATGTAGCCAAGTTTGATGTCACCATTTTCAATAGAGTCCTTGACGAAATGGTGACGGATGGATACAAGCTTGGTCCGGGGTCTGAATCCATTACTTCCGGAGATACAGATTGCGGATTGGTTGTCACACAATACCGGTACCACCTGCTTACCATCTATTTGTTCCAGTAGCTGTTGCCACCAGAGAGCCTCCTGAACCGTTGCCGATAGTGCCATAAACTCCGCCTCACAGGACGATAACGCCACGGTTGCTTGTCGTTTTACGCTCCAGGAAACAGCTCCTCCCATCCTCATGAAAATGTAGCCCGTAGTTGATTTCCGCGTATCCACGTCTCCTCCCCAATCCGCATCGGTACAGCCGGTCAGTTGCAAGGTGCCATTCGCCGAATATTCCAATCGTGCTTCAGTGGTTCCACGAAGATACCGCAAAATTCGTTTCACGGCCTCCCAGTGCCGCTGTCCTGGATCGCTGCAAAGTTGACTCACCATGTTCACCGCATACGCAATATCCGGTCGGGTTGCTTGAGCCGCGTATAAAAGGGAACCTACTGCCTCCTTGaacggaacagctttcatcgcttCTGCTTCTTCGGGAGTACTGGGGCTCATCGTTTTGTCTAGCTTCAAACTTGCTTCCGCAGGAGTCGACACagcattacatacatacatacatacatacatacatacatacatttatttgttcaacatcatcaagacaagacataataaacaatagtacgccacaatactcggtttgtagttgccgctctccatcctcggtggcgcccaatgctcgccaagtcacgctccacctggtccgcccatcgtgcacactgcgctccacgccttcttgtgccaaccggatcagtagcaaacaccagctttgcaggattgttgttcggcattcttgcaacatgccctgcccaccgtatccttccggctttggccaccttctggatgctgggttcaccgtaaagtgcagcgagctcgtggttcatccttctccgccacataccgttctcctcgctcgaaaactccgagtgcttgcaggtcctcctcgagcatggtccatgtcttgtgcccgtagaggattaccggtcttattagcgttttgtacatggcgtatttggtgcgtgggtgaatctttttcgaccgcagtttcttctggagcccgtagtaggcccgacttccgctgatgatgcgcctacgaatttcacggctcacgttgttgtcagccgtcagtaaggatccgaggtagacgaattcctccaccacctcgaatgtATCCCCgtatatcgtaacattactacccagacggatccggtcatgttcggttccgcctaccagcatgtagggtatcgggatgcttcgttggcatagtcccctcgttcggcctatctcaatgtaaaccaaaaactcaaacaaacacgcataactcgatatcggaaaagctatgcgccaaacaactgtaacatttcgtttcaattttagcagtttggaacattaaaattgaatgaaaatgtcactttctttagcttttgtagacgccatgattcttcggcttagtgggtagtctatacacatgatcataaatggcattattctgaaacatttcgaattgacttttcaataattgaacatttgatgcgacggtcaaagacgctactttgaacttgtgtatttgttttcaacgaacaataactattttacaaattgaatgtgggccgaatattgtggacatttttttcactatgtacccaaatcttggcccatcagtaaagtgacttcaaaaacagcgataaaaagacgtcaacagcatttcttgcgtaagaaccagaaaaaacgaacaggaagaaagattttgtgtgcggtgactgtaaaaatataacacaataatagggttgcgttgttattgttactaaattaagaaagaactttagttaaagtgatttatttatagtattttgaaaatttagctccgaaaatataatttaaaagtaaaattggtgaacaaacagagataatacttcagcagaaatattgaaaaaaatagataattagtggttctagtgcatggatagcaataggccaacgttgtatccactaataggccaatttttgtaccatagaccaacgttgcataccatcgcatcgaatcttttcaacttaattaagtaaaatcttgaatatttacgtaagtttacttccaattggtgaaacatgcattgcctagagtgtgtaatagggtggacatattatttctagtgcttttaattcatgagttatggtcaaaattgtcaaggcggcttgcaaaataggccaaggaatggtacatataccctactctgttattgaggcattcaccaccacacGCATACCAGAAACCGGTATATTAtgaatgaacctaaaatcttcttTCACAGGGTTTCAGTTTATGGtttaacctttcagaaaagccttggttaaaaatattctatcggtgaaaaatgCAATAAATCATATTTGAAGATTATCTATCGAATTGCAGTACATTAGTGCATTTTTTTTGATGATTGCCATAAAATTTGTAGAAATATCTTAGAATAGTATACTTTATTATTTAATTGCTACTTTTGAACTCGAATTCATCCCGGTCATCAATGCCTTATGGAGAATTAATATCCATTGACCGGTTATGGGACAGACAGCTTTTATCATCTAGAGCTTTAAATTCCGTTAAACCCTACCCAACTACAAATAATTCAATAACGTTTTCGCGACCAAGTATGATCCCTATAGCTTCCTCCCTTGTATTATGTTCGCATTTCGTTTTCCGGCAGCCGTGTGATGTGACCAGCCCATGAAAGTCTGCCGTGTATTAAGCTCATCAATTGTGTTAGTGAATTGCAGTTGAATAACATTACACGACTCAAGATGCTTAGTCCTTGAATAATTATCTAGCCTTTGTGATAGATCACTAGTTCAGATCATGTAAATAATATAACAAGATAAGTTTTAATAAAAGAATAGTTTTCATGCAATCATAATAATTTTCAATAAAAAGGGACTTAACACTTTGGAAACCCCATACCGAACATACTTGAATAATGACAATTTTgcaattcaaaaaatattttattaaataaTCACATTGCAGTTTTGGCATATGCTTTCAATGCATTATATTCAAACTCATCGTAATTTAGTAAATATTCGTGGATATGTTTAAGCTTTCTTGATGTCtacaccatttttgaataaaattgataaaataatACTTATTGTTAAACTGTAAATATGTATGTTAGCTCAGTATGGTTGTATGTATTCTGCAGGCCAGAATATGAGAAATATATGCTTTTGTAGCTTGAACGGTCCTACCATAATAGATGAAACAACTGGTTGCTATGCAAAAAAATGCCAAACAAAAAAAGAGTTAAGCGATCTTTTTCTGACCGAAACTAAAATATTAGTAGTCGTCAAGTATGCAAACATGAGTCAAAAAGCATTATTCTTATTCTTATTCTATTCTTCTGGTTTCGATTACCCGCCTGGCatacacgcaccaatgtgtgaaccctctgccatgccaaccatatcccatcaACTCTCCAACATTCGCATGCATTTGAGTAGAGGCATAGGAAAATATATCTTTCTGATGTGGatacatttcatttcatttatttagtattacatcaaattcaagataaaactgaatcaacaatatttctccataatacacgattcgtggctgccgctctccatcctcggtcgcgcccaatgctcgccaagtcacgctccacctggtccgcccatcgtgcactctgcgctccacgccttcttgtgccaaccggatcagttgcaaacaccagctttgcagggttgttgtccggcattcttgcaacatgccctgcccaccgtatccttccggctttggccaccttctggttcaccgtaaagtgcagcgagctcgtggttcattcttctccgccacacaccgttcacctgcactccgccgaagatcgtcctgagcacgcgtcgctcgaaaactccgagtgctcgcaggtcctcctcgagcatggtccatgtcttgtgcccgtagaggaccaccagtcttattagcgttttgtacatggcgcatttggtgcgtgggtgaatctttttcgaccgcagtttcttctggcgcccgtagtaggcccgacttccgctgatgatgcgcctccgaatttcacggctcacgttgttgtcagccgtcagtaaggatccgaggtagacgaattcctccacaacctcgaaagtatccccgtctatcgtaacattactacccagacggatccggtcgtgttcggttccgcctaccagcatgtactttgtttttgaggcattcaccaccagtccgacctttgctgcttcgcgtttcaggcgggtgtacagctctgccaccgttccacatgttctggcaataatgtccatgtcgtccacaaagcacacaaattgtccggattttgtgaaaatcgttccccggctgatgagcccggctcgtcgcatcacaccttccagagcgatgttgaagagtaggcatgagagtccatcaccttgtcgcagtccccggcgagattcgaatgaactagatagttcacccgaaacccttacgcagttttgcacaccgtccatcgttgctagtcagcttcccaggaaagccgttttcgtccatgattctccatagctctgcgcggtcgatactgtcgtatgccgctttgaagtcgatgaacagatgatgcgttgggacctggtattcacggcatttctggaggatttgccgtacggtaaagatctggtccgttgtcgaccggccgtcgatgaagccggcttgataacttcccacgaactcatttgttttaggtgacagacgacggaagatgatctgggatagcactttgtaggcagcattcaaaatagtgatcgccctgaagttctcacattccaaatggtcgcctttcttgtgaatggggcagattaccccttccttccactcctccggtagctgttcggtttcccagatcttgactatcagccgatgcagacaggtggccaacttttctgggcccatcttgatgagttcagctgcgataccatccttaccagctgctttgttggttttgagctggtgaatggcatccttaacttccctcccgtgcctacgttctccacgccgttcgcCGTTCAcgcgcttccacctttcgatctcctcacttccgtccgtcaagaggcctccgcctttatccctgcatattttggctcgcggcacgaagccgttgcgggatgcgttgagtttctgatagaactccgtgtttcttgggaacggcacagcagttccatttcttcacactccgcttcttccaggcggcgctttttctcccgaaagaagcgggtctgctgtttccgcttctgtttgtaacgttccacgttctgtcgagtcccttgctgcagcattaccgccctcgctgcgttcttctcctccaaaacggtTCTGCACTCTtcctcgaaccattcgttccgtcgattccgttccacgtacccgatggtgctctcggctgcgtcgttgatggctgctttcactgtactccagcagtcctctagaggggtctcatcgagctcgccctcgtctggcaacgcggccttgagattctgcgcgtatgctgtggcgacatccggttgcttcagtcgctctaggttgtaccgtggcggtcgccggtaccgtacattgttgatgacggagaattttgggcgcagtttgaccatcaccagatagtggtcggagtcgatgttggcgccacgataggtcctgacgttgataatggcggagaagtgccgtccgtcaaacagaacgtggtcgatttgagattccgtctgctgtggtgatctcgaggtgtaacgataagggaggctgtgtttgaaaaaggtgctacgtatggccatattttttggaggcggcgaaatcaatgagtcgtaggccgttttcgttcgtctgctggtgggcgctgaacttaccaatcgtcggtctgaattcctcctcctggcctacctgagcgtttaaatcacctatgatgatcttgacgtcgtggcttgggcagcgatcgtgctcgcgttcgagctgagcgtaaaatgcgtccttgtcatcatcagtacttccggagtgtgggctgtgcacgtttattatgctgatgttgaagaatcggcccttgaacctcaacctgcacattctttcgtcaatcggccaccaaccgatcacgcgcctctgcatgtcgcccatcactataaaagctgttcccagctcacgtgtgttgccgcaactctggtagatggtatgattacctctaaacgttcgcaccatagatcctgtccaacacacctcctgcagcgctacgatgccgaacccgcggtccttcagtagatcggcgagtatgcgggtgctcccaaataagttgagagatcggcagttccacgtaccgagtttccaatcgcaatcctttttgttcgctggggtcattgccgttggtctcggttcgtattattctgttgctgattttccgctacaatggttttttacggctggctcgtagggcctgacaccaaccccctactttccggaggaccatagtgcacagttgagcttagagtccttccctggcactcggacgtagatcagccgcctctaacatggggatcagacgtatgtgagccgcttctcctggagaacagacgctcaggtttgtcgaagcaaaccccccttccctgtcagcctacgaccaaagttaccaccggggttggttacccgatcttccctaaggttgctcatagtttccggccgggaccgcgtggaggtaggtataggagttgctgggcaaaggctagtggatcacaatgggatctgaattgcgcagcatacccagcctttaccgtgccaaactCTTCCTAACATAATTAATTAATGTTACCGAAATTGAAAATCACCAAGCGTAATGGTGAACTGACAAAAAAAAAGATAGATTGGCATTATACTAATGGTATAGTATCGGTGGCATTCCACCATTTTTGCACTTTTGCCCACTGTGTGACGCTTCGGGATGTTGGCACTTACTTACCGGAATCGAGTAAGCAGCAAAATCCGTACCAATACGCACCGCGGCGCGGTCGTGTCGACTCGATCACCGCGTGCATTGTGTTCCTCCGATGATGGTTATGTTATGCTTGTGATTTCTTACTACTATGAATCACTTGCTCGTCGGATAATTGCGGCAATGTGTACGACCTTGGTCGGAGAAGCCTATTGCATATTTTACCGTATCATCCTGTGGACGTTTATATACTGGAAGATGAATGATATGGTCTGTTCCAGCTGTGTCTTCGTAGGCTCGGCTCGTCGATTGCTACCTATGAGTTGAACTGGGATGTGGCATGAACCCTGGTGTTAGACCTTTCGAAGGTTGTCAAAGGTCCGTGACTGCATGCTGGTCGTTCATTTCCGTACACACCTATGCTACTTGCATCAATGCGTGTCAAACCATGTGCTTACGCTATAAGAAGAGCACGCCTCTGAAGAAACTTGTGTGATAATTGTGATCGATAATTATGCTTTCAAAGCAAGTAGCCGATCGCAGGCGATGGTTGTTGGTGTGTTGAAGAAAGGCAGCAACATAATGCTAGATGACGATCAGTGAATGAAGTGCGTAAGCTTGGAGCGTTGAAATTATGCTTTGCGTTGCTCTTTTGAGCTCCACTTCGATTCGTGTGAAGGGTCCAACACATAGGTGTTAGACAGGTCATGGACAAAT contains the following coding sequences:
- the LOC134286867 gene encoding uncharacterized protein LOC134286867 translates to MSPSTPEEAEAMKAVPFKEAVGSLLYAAQATRPDIAYAVNMVSQLCSDPGQRHWEAVKRILRYLRGTTEARLEYSANGTLQLTGCTDADWGGDVDTRKSTTGYIFMRMGGAVSWSVKRQATVALSSCEAEFMALSATVQEALWWQQLLEQIDGKQVVPVLCDNQSAICISGSNGFRPRTKLVSIRHHFVKDSIENGDIKLGYISTREQPADGFTKPLARLKHVEFRKMIGIVG